The proteins below come from a single Bacteroidota bacterium genomic window:
- the pheA gene encoding chorismate mutase, with product MSSDEMDALRQQIDELDRQLVRILNERAQLANQIGEVKKRLKLPVYNPQRETEVMKNVTGHNPGPLPEDAIRRLFERIIDETRRLEREHVEKAKEDRS from the coding sequence ATGAGTTCTGATGAAATGGATGCTCTGCGTCAGCAGATTGACGAATTGGACCGGCAACTGGTCAGGATTCTGAACGAACGGGCGCAGTTAGCCAACCAGATTGGCGAAGTGAAAAAACGCCTGAAGCTGCCTGTTTACAATCCGCAGCGCGAAACCGAGGTAATGAAGAATGTAACCGGTCACAATCCGGGACCCTTGCCTGAAGATGCCATCCGGCGGCTGTTTGAACGGATCATTGATGAAACCAGACGCCTCGAACGTGAGCACGTCGAAAAAGCAAAGGAAGACCGTTCATGA
- a CDS encoding tryptophan synthase subunit alpha has protein sequence MKRLTSNFSTAEKVVIPYITPDYPVKGTTELLIAGLERQGVRIIELGIPFSDPLADGPTIQQSSMVALANGVNLDRVLELARWTYENTKIAVVLMGYVNPILRMGTRLFFEKAAAANVQGLIIPDIPQDEAEPFLKLADEFGLAMIFLVAPTTRPERISKISEASHLFSYCVSMNGVTGNQVLDAGFMKTTLNQVRQHHPKPFVVGFGIRSAQDVRAVLSEAKGAVIGSALIKELGAETTAEKAAQRGLNWFAPLAGVANEF, from the coding sequence ATGAAACGACTTACCTCTAATTTTTCGACTGCTGAAAAAGTGGTCATTCCCTACATCACACCAGACTACCCGGTAAAGGGAACAACCGAATTACTGATCGCCGGCCTGGAACGTCAGGGGGTCCGCATCATCGAATTGGGAATTCCGTTTTCCGATCCGCTGGCCGATGGACCCACGATTCAGCAAAGTTCCATGGTTGCACTGGCCAATGGCGTGAACCTGGATCGTGTGCTGGAACTGGCCCGATGGACGTATGAAAACACTAAAATCGCCGTGGTCCTGATGGGATATGTGAATCCGATTCTGCGGATGGGAACACGATTGTTTTTCGAAAAAGCGGCGGCTGCCAACGTTCAGGGACTGATTATTCCAGATATTCCCCAGGATGAGGCAGAACCGTTTCTTAAACTGGCCGATGAATTCGGATTGGCCATGATTTTTCTGGTGGCTCCCACCACACGCCCCGAACGGATTTCAAAAATATCGGAGGCCAGTCATTTGTTTTCCTATTGCGTGAGTATGAACGGAGTGACCGGTAATCAGGTACTCGATGCCGGGTTCATGAAGACGACTCTGAATCAGGTACGGCAACACCACCCAAAACCATTTGTGGTCGGATTCGGAATCCGGTCGGCACAGGATGTCAGAGCCGTGCTGAGTGAGGCCAAAGGCGCCGTGATTGGAAGTGCCCTGATTAAAGAACTGGGTGCTGAGACTACGGCAGAAAAAGCAGCTCAGCGCGGATTGAACTGGTTTGCTCCCTTAGCCGGTGTTGCCAATGAGTTCTGA
- the tsaD gene encoding tRNA (adenosine(37)-N6)-threonylcarbamoyltransferase complex transferase subunit TsaD yields the protein MKIILGVESSCDETSVAVVDGGRILSNVISSQWMHRQFGGVVPEISARAHLRLMPELIRAALDESGVTLQQLDAIAVTEGPGLMGPLLVGVSMAKSLAFSLGIPVIPVNHIESHLYASFPGNEPPPFPFIGLIVSGGHTSLVVAREGFRYELLGQTRDDAAGEAFDKIAKVLGLGYPGGPVVDRLAVTGSSDWVTFPRPMINSDDFDFSFSGLKTAVIQYLKSNQETARQHLPDLCASVQAAITSVLVSKTLKAVRETGIKTVVVAGGVSANSELRKRFSDAEKQHHLRLYLPTPLLSTDNAAMVALLALMKGPAFAAPHYQLTPKPTLAIH from the coding sequence ATGAAAATCATTTTAGGTGTAGAATCGTCCTGCGATGAAACGAGTGTGGCGGTGGTGGATGGCGGACGGATCCTATCCAATGTCATTTCTTCACAATGGATGCACCGGCAGTTTGGTGGTGTGGTCCCCGAAATTTCGGCCCGGGCCCATCTTAGGCTGATGCCTGAACTGATCCGTGCGGCCCTGGATGAGTCCGGGGTGACCCTTCAGCAGCTCGATGCCATTGCTGTAACAGAGGGACCCGGATTGATGGGTCCGCTGCTTGTCGGCGTTTCCATGGCCAAATCCCTGGCCTTTTCATTGGGAATACCGGTCATTCCGGTTAATCACATTGAAAGTCATTTATATGCGTCGTTCCCCGGAAATGAACCACCTCCTTTCCCCTTCATCGGATTGATTGTGTCTGGCGGACACACCTCACTGGTGGTGGCCCGGGAGGGATTCCGGTATGAGTTACTGGGACAAACCCGTGACGATGCTGCAGGTGAAGCGTTTGATAAAATTGCAAAAGTGCTTGGTCTGGGTTATCCGGGTGGTCCGGTGGTGGATCGTTTGGCGGTCACCGGTTCTTCCGACTGGGTCACCTTTCCCCGGCCGATGATCAACAGTGATGATTTTGATTTCTCCTTTTCAGGACTGAAAACGGCTGTGATTCAATATCTGAAATCCAACCAGGAAACGGCACGCCAGCATCTTCCCGATCTGTGTGCATCGGTTCAGGCAGCCATTACCAGTGTGCTGGTATCGAAAACACTGAAGGCAGTCAGAGAAACCGGAATTAAAACAGTGGTGGTGGCCGGAGGTGTCTCGGCCAATTCAGAACTGCGGAAACGGTTTTCTGATGCAGAGAAGCAACACCACCTCAGGCTTTATCTGCCAACTCCGCTGTTAAGCACCGATAATGCAGCCATGGTTGCTTTGCTGGCCCTGATGAAAGGCCCCGCCTTTGCTGCGCCTCATTACCAATTAACACCCAAACCAACGCTGGCCATACACTGA
- a CDS encoding alkane 1-monooxygenase, with protein MVLSVLRPIRYFLVFSVPALAGWSFFQAGILTLIPVFYAFGFIPLIELGMKPDTTNHRPDDEPLLTGRKLYTWALYLVVPVQVGLMILFLYQITQADSALSWIGHTLSMGLLCGIFGINVAHELGHRTRVFDQVMAGILLATSLYMHFTLEHNRGHHRRVATPADPATARKNETVFRFWIRSVTGNWLSAWNLEKRRLEKSGEPVLSAQNQMIRSLMIQTGLLVMVGAAWGWEGLVGFSVAAFVGILLLETVNYIEHYGLLRRQLPDGNWERVRPVHSWNSDHLPGRLLLFELSRHSDHHYLASRPYQILRHFDESPQLPTGYPGMMLLSLVPPLWFRVMNPLIPEDNQLPVSSSPSA; from the coding sequence ATGGTTCTTTCGGTGTTGAGACCCATTCGGTACTTTCTTGTTTTTTCGGTTCCTGCACTGGCCGGATGGTCGTTCTTTCAGGCCGGAATTCTGACGCTGATTCCGGTTTTCTATGCTTTCGGATTCATTCCCCTGATTGAACTGGGCATGAAACCAGATACCACCAACCACCGCCCGGATGATGAGCCGCTGCTGACCGGCAGGAAGTTGTATACATGGGCATTGTATCTGGTGGTGCCGGTTCAGGTGGGCCTGATGATCCTTTTTCTGTACCAGATCACCCAGGCTGACTCTGCGCTTTCCTGGATCGGACACACCCTTTCCATGGGATTGCTTTGCGGAATTTTCGGAATCAATGTTGCTCACGAACTGGGGCACCGGACCCGTGTTTTCGATCAGGTAATGGCGGGGATTCTGCTGGCAACTTCGCTCTACATGCACTTCACTCTTGAGCATAACCGGGGTCACCACCGTCGGGTTGCAACACCGGCCGATCCGGCTACCGCACGAAAAAACGAAACGGTTTTCCGGTTTTGGATCCGGTCCGTAACCGGAAACTGGCTGTCTGCCTGGAATCTCGAAAAGCGCCGTCTTGAAAAATCAGGAGAACCGGTGCTGTCGGCTCAGAACCAGATGATCCGATCGCTGATGATTCAAACCGGTTTATTGGTGATGGTGGGTGCTGCGTGGGGGTGGGAAGGTTTAGTTGGGTTCTCGGTGGCCGCTTTTGTTGGGATTCTGCTGCTGGAAACGGTGAATTACATTGAACATTACGGATTGCTGAGACGTCAGCTTCCCGATGGAAACTGGGAGCGGGTCCGGCCGGTTCACTCCTGGAATTCCGACCATCTGCCCGGCCGTCTTCTGTTATTTGAGCTATCGAGACATTCCGATCATCATTATCTGGCCAGCCGGCCCTATCAGATTCTCAGACATTTCGATGAGTCGCCGCAATTGCCCACCGGCTATCCAGGCATGATGCTTCTCAGTCTGGTGCCACCGCTGTGGTTCCGGGTTATGAATCCGCTGATCCCCGAAGACAATCAGTTGCCGGTTTCGTCGAGTCCCAGCGCCTGA